A stretch of Gemmatimonadaceae bacterium DNA encodes these proteins:
- a CDS encoding serine/threonine-protein kinase produces MTLPVALAAALADRYELVRELGAGGMATVYLARDVRHAREVAIKVLHPELAAVLGAERFLSEIRTTASLQHPHILPLFDSGEAAGQLFYVMPFVDGETLRSRLEREKQLPIADAVLLAREVADALQYAHDRGVIHRDIKPENILLQGGHALVADFGIALAVTNAGGARMTQTGLSLGTPQYMAPEQAMGERTVDARADVYALGAVTYEMLAGEPPFTGPTSQAIVAKVLTTTPAPLLELRATVPMNAAVAVAAALQKLPADRPATARAFADALISTAPLLADAGTSARTTREPRTTRSASRAAAIMRASALLLAGAGAMYLMQRGVRSAASAEPEPVRFVVEPPPVAGLTIAPSAGRRGFAISPDGREIAFRVASADGITIYRRQLSELTVTPVPGTTAAYSLTYSPDGERLAFSRLSSGLFVVPKTGGTPNRLLESMTGSAIAWESGSALVFARGRQVWRVSASGTAEPIVKDSLNAVAAMPHLLPENKGVVFTMQNIAERTQRLTALRFADSALVPLGLDGTDPRYVEAGYLLFVSGSNTVSAIAFDPVTLRTSGQPVVVLTDVNMSGFGAMLDVARNGSLIYEIATEDRQVVRVLDRTGKQVGVLPANAGGLGHLRVSPTGDRLAYEAAGKDGGTDIFVLTRATGQVQRLTQNGSSRSPEWSADGAEVFWLEEDAVRINGRRTMRPADRLLRQRVDGLNTAQLVPLQARQIHNFSLAPDGRRIALSTGEPGLHILTMASLTDGRTLGTYGVPDDDNVQPNFSPDGRWVAYVSHRSGEYAVYVAPADSLPLSQLISENIGNAPMWSGDGRTIYYSAGVNMMAATLSLGRSIAVQQRDQLFVNLYREGARDRSYDFNRRSGEFVMAAGAQETPNRLVVILNWFTELRRKMAAAKAMP; encoded by the coding sequence ATGACTCTTCCTGTCGCGCTCGCCGCCGCCCTGGCGGACCGCTATGAACTGGTGCGCGAGCTGGGCGCCGGCGGCATGGCCACCGTGTATCTCGCGCGCGACGTGCGCCATGCGCGCGAAGTGGCCATCAAGGTGCTGCACCCGGAGCTCGCGGCGGTGCTCGGCGCCGAGCGGTTCCTGAGCGAGATCCGCACGACGGCATCGTTGCAGCACCCGCATATTCTGCCGCTGTTCGACAGCGGCGAAGCGGCCGGGCAGCTGTTCTACGTCATGCCGTTCGTGGATGGCGAGACGCTGCGCTCGCGCTTGGAGCGCGAAAAGCAGCTGCCGATTGCCGATGCGGTGCTGTTGGCCCGTGAAGTCGCCGACGCGCTCCAATACGCGCACGACCGCGGCGTCATTCATCGCGATATCAAGCCGGAGAACATCCTGCTGCAGGGCGGCCATGCGTTGGTCGCCGACTTCGGCATCGCCCTCGCCGTGACCAATGCGGGCGGCGCGCGCATGACGCAAACGGGACTGAGTCTCGGCACGCCACAGTACATGGCGCCCGAGCAGGCGATGGGCGAGCGCACCGTCGACGCGCGCGCCGATGTGTACGCGCTCGGGGCGGTGACGTACGAGATGCTCGCCGGCGAGCCGCCGTTCACCGGGCCGACGAGTCAGGCGATCGTGGCCAAGGTGCTCACCACGACGCCGGCGCCGCTGCTGGAGCTTCGCGCCACCGTACCCATGAACGCGGCGGTGGCGGTAGCGGCGGCCCTGCAGAAACTCCCCGCCGACCGACCGGCCACCGCGCGCGCGTTCGCCGACGCCCTCATCAGCACCGCTCCCCTGCTCGCCGATGCGGGCACTTCAGCGCGCACCACGCGCGAGCCGCGCACGACCCGCAGCGCGTCGCGCGCGGCGGCGATCATGCGCGCCTCGGCGCTGCTGCTGGCCGGCGCCGGCGCGATGTACCTCATGCAGCGCGGTGTCCGATCAGCGGCCAGCGCCGAGCCGGAGCCCGTACGCTTCGTCGTGGAGCCACCGCCGGTCGCGGGGCTGACCATCGCGCCAAGCGCCGGTCGCCGCGGTTTTGCGATCAGTCCCGACGGCCGCGAGATCGCGTTTCGTGTGGCGTCCGCCGATGGAATCACCATTTATCGACGTCAACTCAGCGAACTGACGGTCACCCCGGTGCCGGGGACGACCGCGGCCTACAGCCTCACGTATTCCCCCGACGGCGAGCGGCTCGCCTTCAGCCGCTTGAGCTCGGGTCTCTTTGTCGTCCCCAAAACCGGCGGCACCCCCAATCGGCTGCTGGAGTCGATGACGGGGTCGGCCATCGCGTGGGAAAGCGGCAGCGCCCTGGTGTTTGCCAGAGGGCGTCAGGTCTGGCGTGTCAGCGCGAGTGGTACGGCGGAACCGATCGTGAAGGACAGCCTGAATGCCGTCGCCGCGATGCCGCATCTGTTGCCCGAGAACAAAGGCGTGGTCTTCACGATGCAGAACATCGCCGAGCGCACCCAGCGTCTGACGGCGCTGCGATTCGCCGACTCGGCCCTTGTACCGCTGGGGCTCGACGGCACCGACCCGCGCTATGTCGAGGCGGGCTACCTCCTGTTCGTCAGCGGCAGCAACACGGTCAGTGCGATCGCGTTCGATCCGGTGACCCTGCGGACCTCGGGGCAGCCGGTCGTGGTGCTGACGGACGTGAACATGAGTGGCTTCGGCGCGATGCTGGACGTGGCGCGCAACGGCTCGCTCATCTACGAGATCGCCACCGAAGATCGTCAGGTGGTCCGGGTACTCGACCGCACGGGAAAGCAGGTGGGGGTGTTGCCGGCCAATGCCGGGGGGCTCGGCCATCTGCGCGTCTCGCCGACGGGCGATCGACTCGCCTACGAAGCGGCCGGCAAGGACGGCGGCACCGATATCTTTGTGCTCACTCGGGCCACGGGTCAGGTGCAACGACTTACGCAGAACGGCAGCAGTCGGTCGCCCGAATGGAGCGCCGATGGCGCCGAGGTGTTCTGGCTCGAGGAGGACGCGGTGCGCATCAACGGGCGGCGTACCATGCGTCCGGCGGATCGCCTGCTGCGGCAGCGGGTCGATGGACTGAACACCGCCCAGCTGGTCCCGCTGCAGGCGCGGCAGATCCACAACTTCTCGCTCGCGCCCGACGGTCGCCGGATTGCCCTGTCCACGGGGGAACCCGGTCTGCACATCCTGACCATGGCGTCGCTGACGGACGGTCGCACGCTCGGAACGTACGGCGTGCCCGACGACGACAACGTGCAGCCGAACTTCTCCCCCGACGGTCGCTGGGTGGCGTACGTCTCGCATCGGAGCGGTGAGTATGCGGTGTACGTGGCGCCCGCCGACAGTTTGCCGCTGAGCCAGCTGATCTCCGAGAACATCGGGAACGCACCGATGTGGTCGGGAGACGGTCGCACGATCTACTACTCGGCCGGCGTCAACATGATGGCGGCAACGCTGTCACTCGGGCGATCCATTGCCGTGCAGCAGCGCGACCAACTCTTCGTGAACCTGTATCGCGAAGGGGCTCGCGATCGCTCCTACGACTTCAATCGCCGGTCC
- a CDS encoding PIN domain-containing protein, with the protein MARPVICLDTNYLILGLVPGSPEGRRLRAWIVAGEPLIAPAVVWYEFLCGPVSARQVETIRAFLQAVVPFGEPHAHIAAELFNHAGRKRSTRVDAMIAAIAIAAGAPLATNNGVDFEDFTHAGLQLV; encoded by the coding sequence GTGGCGCGGCCGGTGATCTGCCTCGACACCAACTACCTGATCCTCGGCCTGGTCCCCGGCAGCCCTGAAGGCCGCCGCCTGCGGGCGTGGATTGTTGCCGGCGAACCGCTCATCGCGCCCGCGGTGGTGTGGTACGAGTTCCTTTGCGGCCCGGTCTCGGCGCGCCAGGTCGAGACGATCCGGGCCTTCCTGCAGGCCGTCGTTCCGTTCGGTGAGCCACACGCGCACATCGCCGCCGAGTTGTTCAATCACGCCGGACGCAAACGCAGCACGCGCGTGGATGCGATGATCGCGGCGATCGCCATCGCCGCCGGCGCGCCATTGGCGACCAACAACGGCGTCGATTTCGAAGACTTCACGCACGCAGGACTGCAGCTGGTGTAG
- a CDS encoding ribbon-helix-helix protein, CopG family has product MTHRTTFALDEATVTRIRALAEQWQVSQAEVIRRVVAQTASAPDPLALLDALHRDQAGLSADTAADFLAQARADRGVWRGR; this is encoded by the coding sequence ATGACCCACCGCACCACCTTCGCCCTCGACGAGGCCACCGTCACGCGGATTCGCGCCTTGGCCGAGCAGTGGCAGGTCTCGCAGGCGGAGGTGATCCGGCGCGTGGTGGCGCAAACGGCGTCGGCCCCTGATCCGCTCGCGCTGCTCGACGCCCTGCATCGCGACCAGGCGGGCCTCTCGGCCGATACCGCCGCGGACTTTCTCGCGCAGGCCCGCGCGGATCGCGGCGTGTGGCGCGGCCGGTGA